In Pseudoalteromonas translucida KMM 520, the following are encoded in one genomic region:
- a CDS encoding TlpA family protein disulfide reductase: protein MFKKLVLFFFLCLPLSTFGATAPYTGGISAADLLAEYDNFAQQYKKFTPTKQDITLIQKLKGKELTVLFGTWCHDSAREVPRLIKLLDQSKVQLESIKFVAVGYNKQDASGVAQAHNLQYTPTIIVSQNGKELTRMVEKPAGTLAQDLTKNLP, encoded by the coding sequence ATGTTTAAAAAATTAGTTTTATTCTTTTTTCTGTGTTTGCCACTGTCCACTTTTGGGGCTACAGCGCCTTATACTGGGGGAATTAGCGCGGCAGATTTACTTGCAGAATATGATAACTTTGCTCAGCAATATAAAAAATTTACCCCTACCAAACAAGATATTACGCTAATACAAAAATTAAAGGGGAAGGAGTTAACCGTATTGTTTGGTACTTGGTGCCATGATAGCGCGCGCGAAGTTCCGCGTTTAATTAAACTGCTTGATCAGTCAAAAGTGCAATTAGAGAGTATTAAATTTGTAGCCGTAGGGTACAACAAGCAAGATGCTAGCGGCGTAGCACAAGCTCACAATTTACAATATACCCCTACTATTATAGTTAGCCAAAATGGCAAAGAACTAACACGTATGGTTGAAAAACCAGCGGGCACACTTGCACAAGATCTTACAAAAAACCTACCTTAA
- a CDS encoding DUF885 domain-containing protein, with protein sequence MFKKSILAICLTLVSLPSMADNNTDLKNIIDKHWQHAQAEKIFFRTDPDGWKPNGKLANWTEHAIAQRQQYNDAVLDNLKNIDPSKLSDAQLMNYRLFKYERETEQQSYLFQDKYFPVNFLSGWHTYFAEAPANMAFLTANDYDNFLVSLADYPRFNKENINLMKAGIKNGYTHYCKTFENYSSSISAHIVKKPENSALYEPFTRIPSTFSAEQKATYQNKAKALISSKVVPAYQYFYDFFENDYMPNCRAEPGISSVKDGLDYYKYTVNHYTTTNATPKQIHELGLKEVARIKTQMQNIIDKVGFAGTYAEFLEFLANDEQFYATDAQDLLEKTAFITQKMYGKLPTYFGHLPRNTFTIKGSASRGAFYMPPPDNRSPGTYFLASTPSLQPLYNLEALSLHEAIPGHHLQNAVAMELNVPEFRRTLSHSAFGEGWGLYSERLGKEAGFYQDPYSDFGRLGYEMWRAVRLVVDTGIHAFGWSRQHAIDYLAKHTALPQSAVEDQIDRYISWPGQALSYKMGELKIRELRAKAEKELGAKFDIRHFHDTVIGQGSLPMAVLEAVINEWITQQKSVI encoded by the coding sequence ATGTTCAAAAAAAGTATTTTAGCTATTTGCTTAACCCTAGTTTCGCTGCCAAGTATGGCTGATAACAATACCGATTTAAAAAATATAATTGATAAACATTGGCAACACGCCCAAGCCGAAAAAATATTTTTTCGTACCGATCCCGACGGCTGGAAACCCAATGGCAAGTTAGCTAATTGGACCGAGCACGCTATTGCTCAGCGTCAACAGTACAATGATGCCGTGCTCGACAATTTAAAAAACATTGATCCTAGCAAGCTCAGCGACGCGCAATTAATGAATTACCGATTATTTAAATATGAACGAGAAACCGAGCAACAAAGCTATCTATTTCAGGATAAGTATTTTCCAGTAAACTTTTTAAGCGGCTGGCATACCTACTTTGCTGAAGCACCGGCCAATATGGCATTTTTAACTGCTAATGATTATGATAACTTTTTAGTCAGCCTTGCCGACTACCCTCGTTTTAATAAAGAAAACATTAACTTGATGAAAGCAGGGATTAAAAATGGTTATACGCACTACTGTAAAACCTTTGAAAATTACAGCAGTAGCATTAGCGCTCATATCGTTAAAAAACCTGAAAACAGCGCCTTATACGAGCCCTTTACCCGGATTCCGAGTACGTTTAGTGCAGAGCAAAAAGCCACATATCAAAACAAAGCAAAAGCTTTAATTAGCTCAAAAGTAGTACCTGCTTATCAGTACTTTTACGACTTTTTTGAAAACGATTACATGCCTAATTGCAGAGCCGAGCCTGGTATTTCAAGTGTTAAAGATGGCCTTGATTATTATAAATATACGGTAAATCATTACACCACCACCAATGCCACGCCAAAACAAATACACGAACTTGGCTTAAAGGAAGTCGCACGTATAAAAACGCAAATGCAAAACATCATTGATAAAGTGGGCTTTGCTGGCACTTACGCTGAGTTTTTAGAATTTTTAGCGAACGATGAGCAATTTTACGCAACAGACGCGCAAGACTTGCTCGAAAAAACCGCTTTCATTACCCAAAAAATGTATGGCAAGTTACCCACCTATTTTGGTCATTTACCGCGCAATACCTTTACCATTAAAGGCTCAGCGAGTCGCGGCGCGTTTTATATGCCACCGCCTGATAACCGCTCACCAGGTACTTATTTTTTAGCTTCAACACCGTCCCTACAACCTTTATATAACCTAGAGGCACTGAGTTTACACGAAGCGATTCCTGGGCATCATTTACAAAATGCCGTTGCCATGGAGTTAAATGTTCCTGAGTTTAGACGCACCTTAAGCCACTCTGCATTTGGCGAAGGCTGGGGCTTGTATAGCGAACGTTTAGGCAAAGAAGCTGGATTTTATCAAGACCCTTACAGCGACTTTGGCCGTTTGGGCTACGAAATGTGGCGCGCAGTGCGTTTAGTGGTTGATACCGGTATTCATGCCTTTGGCTGGAGCCGCCAACACGCTATTGATTATTTAGCCAAGCACACAGCCTTACCGCAAAGTGCGGTTGAGGATCAAATAGATCGTTATATTTCTTGGCCAGGCCAAGCACTGTCTTACAAAATGGGCGAGCTAAAAATACGTGAACTGCGCGCAAAAGCCGAAAAAGAACTGGGCGCTAAGTTTGATATACGCCATTTTCACGACACTGTTATCGGTCAAGGTTCACTGCCAATGGCGGTATTAGAAGCGGTAATAAATGAATGGATTACACAGCAAAAATCCGTTATTTGA
- a CDS encoding DUF4202 domain-containing protein, which yields MLNQVITLIDQANRQDPNTEIYNAQSLPKESLYATRMSEMLARFNPNADELMQIAVRGQHIERWQSPRSNFAMNKQGYHQWRSALYIFHASRVIELMQQVGFNEAQQQRVYAAVAKQDIKRNPDSQLVEDVASLVFIEHYMLAFTSTKPDYDEQKWLGIIRRTWQKMSVEARDFVLAGNIILPEPLVGLIHKAVA from the coding sequence ATGCTTAACCAAGTAATAACTTTAATTGATCAAGCAAATAGGCAAGACCCTAATACTGAAATATACAATGCTCAGAGCCTGCCAAAAGAAAGTTTATACGCAACTCGTATGAGCGAAATGTTAGCGCGTTTTAACCCTAATGCTGATGAGCTTATGCAAATAGCAGTACGCGGCCAGCATATTGAACGCTGGCAGTCGCCGCGCAGTAACTTTGCTATGAATAAGCAGGGGTATCATCAGTGGCGTAGTGCACTTTATATATTTCATGCCTCAAGGGTAATTGAGTTGATGCAACAAGTTGGCTTTAATGAAGCGCAGCAACAGCGGGTTTATGCCGCGGTTGCTAAGCAAGATATTAAACGCAACCCAGATAGCCAACTCGTTGAAGATGTAGCAAGTTTGGTGTTTATTGAACATTACATGCTGGCATTTACCAGTACCAAACCAGATTATGATGAACAAAAATGGCTAGGCATTATTCGTCGTACGTGGCAAAAAATGTCAGTAGAGGCGCGTGATTTTGTGCTTGCTGGTAATATTATATTACCCGAACCGTTAGTTGGGCTTATTCATAAAGCGGTTGCGTAA
- the der gene encoding ribosome biogenesis GTPase Der, with protein sequence MLPVIALVGRPNVGKSTLFNRLTRTRDALVADFPGLTRDRKYGQANYDGYEFIVVDTGGIDGSEEGIEIEMADQSLLAIEEADIVLFLVDARVGMTVADQAIANHLRKQEKKCFVVANKTDGIDADSNCAEFYQLSLGEIHHIAASHGRGITLLLEQTLQPLIAELAALDEDVSNDDEELIDLYQEDSEDDSHQAFADKPVKLAIIGRPNVGKSTLTNRILGEERVIVYDMPGTTRDSIYIPMTRNDKEYILIDTAGVRKRKKVSDVVEKFSVIKTLQAIEDCNVVLLVVDARAGISDQDLSLLGFALNSGRSLVIAVNKWDGLDDYVKDRIKSELDRRLGFIDFARLHFISALHGTGVGHLFESVDEAYESATKRISTAMLRRIMDMAQADHQPPLVRGRRVKLKYAHAGGYNPPRIVIHGNQVHDLPDSYKRYLMNYYRKALKIMGTPIKIEFREGDNPFAGRVNKITLSQKRKIRAFSKENRNK encoded by the coding sequence ATGCTTCCCGTGATCGCTCTAGTGGGGCGACCCAATGTGGGCAAATCCACATTATTTAACCGTTTAACACGTACTCGTGACGCGCTTGTAGCCGATTTTCCAGGTTTAACTCGTGATAGAAAATATGGCCAAGCAAATTACGATGGCTATGAATTTATCGTGGTAGACACGGGCGGTATTGATGGTTCTGAAGAAGGCATTGAAATCGAAATGGCTGATCAGTCTCTGCTCGCCATTGAAGAAGCCGATATAGTACTGTTTTTAGTTGATGCCCGTGTTGGTATGACAGTAGCTGACCAAGCCATTGCTAATCACTTGCGCAAGCAAGAGAAAAAATGCTTTGTGGTTGCTAACAAAACCGACGGTATTGACGCCGATTCAAACTGCGCTGAGTTCTATCAATTATCGCTGGGCGAAATTCATCATATTGCTGCATCACATGGCCGCGGTATTACGTTATTACTTGAGCAAACGCTACAGCCTTTAATTGCTGAATTAGCGGCGCTTGATGAAGATGTAAGTAACGATGATGAAGAGCTTATCGATTTATACCAAGAAGACAGTGAAGATGACTCTCATCAAGCATTTGCAGATAAACCGGTAAAGCTAGCCATTATTGGTCGCCCTAACGTAGGCAAGTCAACACTTACCAACCGTATACTCGGTGAAGAACGTGTAATTGTTTACGATATGCCAGGTACAACCCGCGATTCTATTTATATTCCGATGACCCGTAACGACAAAGAATATATTTTAATCGACACAGCGGGTGTGCGTAAGCGTAAAAAAGTAAGCGACGTGGTTGAAAAGTTCTCAGTGATTAAAACCCTACAAGCAATTGAGGATTGTAACGTAGTGTTATTAGTAGTTGATGCTCGTGCGGGTATTTCTGATCAAGATTTAAGCTTATTAGGTTTTGCACTTAACTCTGGCCGTTCACTGGTTATTGCGGTGAACAAATGGGATGGCTTAGACGATTATGTTAAAGATCGTATTAAATCAGAACTAGACCGTCGCTTAGGCTTTATCGACTTTGCCCGCCTACACTTTATATCGGCATTACACGGTACTGGCGTAGGTCATTTATTTGAGTCGGTAGATGAAGCTTACGAGTCAGCTACTAAGCGTATAAGCACCGCAATGTTACGTCGTATTATGGACATGGCACAAGCGGATCATCAGCCACCACTTGTTCGTGGTCGCCGTGTTAAGCTTAAATATGCGCATGCCGGTGGTTATAACCCACCACGTATCGTTATTCATGGTAACCAAGTTCATGATTTACCTGATAGCTATAAACGCTACCTAATGAACTACTACCGTAAAGCACTGAAAATTATGGGCACACCTATCAAAATCGAATTTAGAGAAGGTGATAACCCATTTGCCGGACGTGTTAATAAAATAACACTATCGCAAAAACGTAAAATTCGTGCGTTTAGTAAAGAAAACCGTAACAAATAG
- the bamB gene encoding outer membrane protein assembly factor BamB — protein MKKITIATLALCMATLMGCSSSDDEEELVLPEIANQFETNIVWQESIGNGVEHYFSRLSPAVYKDTVYVANREGQVKALKLENGDTLWKSDVRQDVSFWPWADNDSAKLSGGILQAYGKIYLGSEHGYVIALDRETGEEVWRKNVPGEALSKPAAGDGLVFVNLASGKLLALHPDTGEERWRFEQEVPALTLRGQSAPTVANGGVLVGLETGKLSVLISDSGYSAWSAEIAVAKGASEFERLVDVDTQPLISGPYAYAIAYNGNLAAVDIRSGNIVWKREYSSYRDIAMDAQSIYVVDSNGVIYALDKDSGIERWSQPALRGWYLTGPAVAGEYLALGDQEGNLHWLNKVTGELVSREDFDSSGFFVEPVVANDKLILYTRDGEVSAVQIPN, from the coding sequence ATGAAAAAAATAACAATCGCAACGCTTGCACTTTGCATGGCAACTTTAATGGGTTGCTCGTCAAGTGATGACGAAGAAGAACTGGTTTTGCCTGAAATAGCCAACCAGTTTGAAACTAATATTGTATGGCAAGAATCAATTGGTAATGGTGTAGAGCATTATTTTTCACGCTTATCACCTGCTGTATATAAAGATACTGTATACGTTGCTAACCGCGAAGGCCAAGTAAAAGCGCTTAAGCTAGAAAATGGCGATACACTGTGGAAAAGCGATGTGCGCCAAGATGTGTCGTTTTGGCCATGGGCCGATAACGATAGTGCAAAATTATCGGGCGGAATATTACAAGCTTATGGTAAAATATATTTAGGTTCAGAGCATGGCTATGTTATTGCCCTAGATCGTGAAACTGGTGAAGAAGTTTGGCGTAAAAACGTACCCGGTGAAGCACTTTCAAAACCAGCTGCCGGTGACGGTTTGGTATTTGTAAATTTAGCTTCGGGTAAGTTATTAGCCCTTCACCCTGATACGGGTGAAGAACGCTGGCGCTTTGAGCAAGAAGTACCCGCGCTAACCTTACGTGGACAAAGCGCGCCTACTGTTGCAAATGGCGGTGTATTAGTTGGTCTAGAAACCGGCAAATTAAGCGTATTAATTTCAGACAGTGGTTACTCTGCATGGAGTGCCGAAATTGCAGTTGCTAAAGGTGCTTCAGAGTTTGAGCGTCTAGTTGATGTAGACACGCAACCACTTATTAGCGGCCCATACGCTTATGCTATTGCCTATAACGGCAACCTAGCAGCAGTTGATATTCGTTCTGGTAATATTGTATGGAAACGTGAGTACAGCAGTTATCGCGATATTGCCATGGATGCACAAAGTATTTATGTAGTAGATAGCAACGGTGTTATTTACGCATTGGATAAAGATTCAGGTATTGAACGTTGGAGCCAACCCGCTCTACGTGGTTGGTATTTAACAGGCCCTGCAGTTGCAGGTGAATATTTAGCGTTAGGGGATCAAGAAGGTAACCTACATTGGCTAAATAAAGTCACTGGCGAGCTAGTATCTCGTGAAGACTTTGACAGTTCAGGCTTTTTTGTTGAGCCTGTTGTTGCCAACGATAAACTGATTTTATATACCCGAGATGGGGAAGTTAGTGCGGTACAAATACCAAACTAA
- a CDS encoding YfgM family protein produces MDIYSTEEQQAEAIKRFFRENGLSLALGVIVGLGGLYGWKAYNQNQITTAEQASDAYTALVSSDSVLSSADTFISENENTNYATLAAFVAAKDAVEANKLDVASEKLSWIVSNVKNDELKAIAITRLARIQIAQQQYDEALTSLNASLPDAFSANVAELKGDIYTKQGDKKQARVAYQAAVDAGGLTSNPLLQIKLDDLAVTSPAA; encoded by the coding sequence ATGGATATTTATTCAACAGAAGAACAACAAGCAGAAGCCATTAAGCGCTTTTTCCGTGAGAACGGCCTTTCTCTTGCGCTAGGTGTAATTGTAGGTTTAGGTGGTTTATATGGCTGGAAAGCGTATAACCAAAACCAAATAACCACAGCTGAGCAAGCATCAGACGCTTACACAGCATTGGTTTCAAGCGACAGTGTATTATCGTCAGCTGATACTTTTATTAGCGAAAATGAAAATACCAACTACGCAACCTTAGCTGCATTTGTAGCGGCTAAAGATGCTGTAGAAGCAAATAAGCTAGACGTCGCAAGCGAAAAGCTAAGCTGGATAGTGTCTAACGTAAAAAACGATGAGTTAAAAGCCATTGCTATTACACGCCTAGCTCGTATTCAAATTGCCCAGCAGCAGTATGATGAAGCACTAACGTCGTTAAATGCATCATTACCTGACGCATTTTCTGCTAATGTTGCAGAGCTTAAAGGTGATATTTACACTAAGCAAGGCGACAAAAAGCAAGCTCGCGTAGCATATCAAGCTGCGGTTGATGCCGGTGGACTAACCAGTAATCCGCTACTACAAATTAAGTTAGATGACCTAGCAGTAACAAGCCCAGCGGCATAA
- the hisS gene encoding histidine--tRNA ligase, with protein MAKQIQAVRGMNDCLPGDTQVWQKVENILRETVASFGYQEIRFPIVESTDLFKRSIGEVTDIVEKEMYTFADRNGDLLTLRPEGTAVCVRAGNENGLLYNQEQRLWYMGPMFRHERPQKGRYRQFHQFGLETFGIASADIDAEVILLTAQLWESFGISEHVRLELNSLGSNEARANYRDALVVYLEQHLDVLDEDSKRRMYSNPLRVLDSKNPDVQAILTNAPKLSEHLDTESKEHFANLCERLDAAGVKYTINEKLVRGLDYYNRTVFEWITDSLGAQGTVCAGGRYDGLVEQLGGKATPAVGFAMGLERLVLLLQALECVGDIRRSADVYLASMGDKASIQAPIIAAQLRRDVPNLRVMVHAGGGNFKKQLKRADKSDALVAVIIGEDELEQGVVTIKYLRERKEQVTLELEQAKALLAELINS; from the coding sequence GTGGCAAAACAAATTCAAGCAGTTCGCGGTATGAACGATTGCCTACCGGGCGATACTCAAGTTTGGCAAAAAGTAGAAAATATTTTACGCGAAACCGTTGCGTCGTTCGGTTATCAAGAAATTCGTTTTCCAATTGTAGAATCAACCGACCTATTTAAACGCTCTATTGGTGAAGTAACCGATATAGTAGAAAAAGAAATGTACACCTTTGCCGATCGTAATGGCGACTTACTTACGCTTCGCCCTGAAGGCACCGCCGTGTGTGTACGCGCAGGAAACGAAAATGGCTTACTGTATAACCAAGAACAACGCCTTTGGTATATGGGCCCAATGTTTCGCCATGAACGTCCGCAAAAAGGCCGCTATCGCCAGTTTCACCAATTTGGTTTAGAAACCTTTGGTATTGCGAGTGCCGACATTGATGCAGAAGTTATTTTACTTACAGCGCAATTATGGGAATCGTTTGGGATTAGCGAACATGTACGTTTAGAACTTAATTCGTTAGGTTCAAACGAAGCACGTGCCAATTACCGTGATGCACTGGTTGTCTATCTTGAGCAACACCTTGATGTACTTGACGAAGATTCAAAGCGTCGTATGTATTCAAACCCACTACGTGTACTTGATAGTAAAAACCCTGACGTGCAAGCTATTTTAACTAATGCACCTAAGCTATCTGAGCATTTAGACACTGAATCAAAAGAACATTTTGCAAATTTATGTGAACGTTTAGACGCAGCTGGCGTCAAATACACGATTAACGAAAAACTGGTACGTGGTTTAGATTATTACAACCGCACTGTGTTTGAATGGATCACCGACAGCTTAGGCGCGCAAGGTACTGTGTGTGCCGGTGGGCGTTACGATGGCTTAGTTGAGCAACTAGGCGGAAAAGCGACCCCTGCAGTAGGTTTTGCAATGGGCCTTGAGCGCTTAGTACTACTACTACAAGCACTTGAGTGTGTAGGTGACATTCGTCGCAGTGCTGATGTATATTTAGCATCAATGGGCGACAAAGCCAGTATTCAAGCACCTATTATTGCGGCTCAGCTTCGACGCGATGTGCCAAATTTGCGCGTTATGGTGCACGCTGGCGGCGGTAACTTTAAAAAACAATTAAAACGTGCTGATAAAAGCGATGCTCTCGTTGCTGTTATTATCGGTGAAGATGAATTAGAACAAGGCGTTGTGACCATTAAGTATTTACGCGAACGTAAAGAACAAGTCACATTAGAATTAGAACAAGCTAAAGCGCTATTAGCAGAGCTTATTAATAGCTAA
- the ispG gene encoding flavodoxin-dependent (E)-4-hydroxy-3-methylbut-2-enyl-diphosphate synthase, which translates to MFSESPIKRRKSTRINVGNVPIGDGAPIAVQSMTNTDTMDVDATVAQIQAIQDAGADIVRVSVPTMDAAEAFKSIKEQVSIPLVADIHFDYRIALKVAKYGVDCLRINPGNIGSEERIRAVVDAAREHNIPIRIGVNGGSLERDLQEKYGEPSPEALLESAMRHVNILRRLDFDQFKISVKASDVFLAVGAYRLLAKEIDQPLHLGITEAGGMRSGSVKSAVGLGMLLAEGIGDTLRVSLAADPVQEIKVGFDILKSLRIRSRGINFIACPSCSRQEFDVVSTMNQLEERLEDIIEPVSVSVIGCVVNGPGEALVSDIGLAGASRRSGLYINGERQKARIDNNNIVEQLEGYVRDFIAKKQNQTPIDIKIVE; encoded by the coding sequence ATGTTTTCAGAATCCCCAATAAAACGCAGAAAATCAACCCGTATTAATGTTGGTAATGTACCTATAGGTGATGGCGCTCCCATTGCCGTGCAGTCAATGACTAACACCGACACTATGGATGTAGATGCAACCGTAGCGCAGATTCAGGCAATACAAGATGCCGGCGCCGATATAGTGCGCGTATCTGTGCCCACTATGGACGCCGCCGAAGCGTTTAAAAGCATTAAAGAGCAAGTATCTATACCGTTAGTAGCCGATATTCACTTTGATTACCGTATTGCCTTAAAAGTGGCAAAATATGGCGTAGATTGTCTGCGTATTAACCCTGGTAATATTGGCAGCGAAGAGCGAATTAGAGCTGTGGTTGACGCGGCTCGCGAGCACAATATTCCTATTCGTATTGGTGTCAATGGCGGCTCATTAGAGCGTGATTTACAAGAAAAATACGGCGAGCCATCGCCCGAGGCATTATTAGAGTCGGCAATGCGCCATGTAAATATATTGCGCCGTTTAGACTTTGATCAATTTAAAATATCGGTAAAAGCGTCTGACGTGTTTTTAGCTGTCGGTGCTTATCGCTTGCTTGCAAAAGAAATAGATCAACCTCTGCATTTAGGTATCACCGAAGCCGGTGGCATGCGCTCAGGTTCGGTTAAATCGGCAGTCGGTTTAGGCATGTTGCTTGCCGAAGGGATTGGCGATACGCTACGTGTTTCGTTGGCAGCCGATCCGGTGCAAGAAATTAAAGTTGGTTTTGATATTTTAAAATCACTGCGTATTCGCTCTCGCGGTATTAACTTTATTGCGTGCCCTAGTTGCTCTCGCCAAGAGTTTGATGTAGTTAGCACCATGAACCAATTAGAAGAGCGCTTAGAGGATATTATTGAACCGGTTTCGGTCTCAGTGATTGGCTGTGTAGTAAACGGCCCTGGCGAAGCATTGGTAAGTGATATTGGTTTAGCCGGCGCGAGTCGTCGCTCAGGATTATATATAAATGGCGAACGCCAAAAAGCCCGTATTGATAACAATAATATTGTTGAACAACTTGAAGGCTACGTGCGCGATTTTATTGCAAAAAAACAAAACCAAACACCTATCGATATTAAAATCGTTGAGTAA
- a CDS encoding RodZ domain-containing protein — protein MNEEITQPQSEQPSLGQILKTHRENADISLATMATHLKLTVLQIQRMENDEYQLLGPTTFVKGYIKNYCRELKIDHTPILAMLPAPTTPEKPVDMQSFSRRTEKEANDSRLMIASYIILAIVIGSSALWWWQTAMPIEEQTSNINVENSIMSEQQEQAAQSNIDASQQQVLEKNNVALPQSEQLSALPSTNSTNNTAAPAPNEANNSSTIVMLFNDESWVEIYDAEGEKIAFGVKKAGYEMTLTGIAPFSVVLGKHDAVNITLNGEAVDLSAFPKNRLAKFKLPLAE, from the coding sequence ATGAATGAAGAAATTACTCAGCCCCAAAGCGAACAACCTTCTCTTGGGCAAATATTAAAAACACACAGAGAAAACGCTGACATTAGCCTTGCTACTATGGCAACACATTTAAAACTGACTGTGTTACAAATACAGCGCATGGAAAATGATGAATATCAACTACTTGGCCCTACAACCTTTGTAAAAGGGTATATAAAAAATTATTGCCGAGAGCTAAAAATTGATCATACACCTATTTTGGCTATGTTGCCTGCACCTACAACGCCTGAAAAACCCGTTGATATGCAGAGTTTTTCGCGTCGTACCGAAAAAGAAGCTAACGACAGCCGTTTAATGATTGCCAGCTATATTATTTTAGCCATTGTAATTGGCTCCTCTGCCTTGTGGTGGTGGCAAACTGCTATGCCTATTGAAGAGCAAACGAGTAATATTAATGTTGAAAACTCGATAATGAGTGAACAACAAGAGCAGGCTGCGCAAAGTAATATTGACGCATCACAGCAGCAAGTTCTGGAAAAAAATAATGTAGCATTACCGCAAAGTGAGCAATTAAGCGCGCTACCTAGCACTAATAGTACAAATAACACCGCCGCCCCAGCCCCAAATGAAGCAAACAATAGCAGTACTATCGTTATGCTTTTTAATGATGAGAGCTGGGTAGAAATTTATGATGCCGAAGGTGAAAAAATTGCGTTTGGAGTAAAAAAAGCGGGCTATGAAATGACCTTAACAGGCATAGCTCCTTTTTCAGTTGTGCTGGGTAAGCATGATGCAGTTAATATTACTCTAAACGGTGAAGCTGTTGATCTATCAGCTTTTCCAAAAAATCGTTTAGCTAAATTTAAATTACCACTAGCAGAGTAG